The DNA segment accccagctcccccagtTCCCcgctctcctcctgccccccccccccccagcctccccagttctccccagtccccccagtttgccaccctcccctgccccccctcctcccagtccctcccagttcaccccagttcctcccaggtCGCCCCACTCCCCCCAGTTCCCCGctctcccactgcccccccctcccagtccctcccagttctccccagtccccccagttccctgctctccccctgcccccctcctcccagttcaccccagttcccccagctcaccgctctccccctgccccccccagcccccctagttctccccagtccccccagtttgccaccctcccctgccccccctcctcccagtccctccagttcGCCCCAGTCACCCGCTCTCCCCCTGACCCCctcctcccagtctctcccagttcttcccagtccccccagttcgccccagtcccccccagttcacctcagtccccccagttccccgctctccccctgcccccccctcccagttcctcccagtcccccgagtccccccagttccccgctctccccctgccccccctctcccagttcctcccagtcccccgagtccccccagttccccgctctccccctgccccccctcctcccagtctctcccagttctccccagtccctcccagttccccgctctccccctgccccccctctcccagtcccccccagtccccccagttctcCCCAGTTCCCcgctctccccctgccccccctctcccagtgcctcccagtccccccagttcctcccagtcccctcagccccagtctctcccagttccccccccacctcctcgGGGCCCCCGAAGCTCCCGGGCCCGGGTCCCACCGGAAGCGCCCGAGCGCCGCGACCGGATGTGGCGTTACCGTCGGCCACGGGGACCGGAAGCGGCTTAGGCTCCTTTACCGGAAGTGGGTTCGAGACCGGGCGGATGTGGGCTCGCGGCCGGGCGGAAGTGAGACCGGAAGTGGGCTCGGGGAGGGCGGAAGCGGCTTCTTCCCCCACGCGATGGAGTCggaggctgagcagcagcagcagctccgcaGCGTGAGGGGGGCTGAAaatgggggtcccggggggcactgagggggggtgggtgggtgggtttGAGGGGTCCCGGGGGGCGGGaaatgggtctgggggggctgaATGGGGGTCCTGTGGGCTGgaaaggggtctgggggggctgaATGGGGGTCCTGTGGGCTGGaaatgggtctgggggggccgAATGGGGGTCCTGTGGGCTGGaaatgggtctgggggggctgagTAGGGGTCGGGCTGTTGcgttttggggtgttttttggggTCTCTGTTGGGTgttggagtgggttttggggtccctgttgGGTGTTGGGGTGcgggtggggttttggggtccctgttgggttttggggtgtttttttgggTCCCTGTTGGATGTTGGGGCGcggttggggttttggggtgccgcCTGACGGGGTTCCCGCAGCTCCGGGGGTTCCTGttgggtttggttgggttttggggtccctgttgggttttggggtgccgcCTGACGGGGTTCGCGCAGCTCCGGGGGTTCCTgctgggtttgggttgggttttggggtgcgggtgggttttggggtgccgcCTGACGGGGTTCGCGCAGCTCCGGGGGTTCCTgctgggtttgggttgggttttggggcgcggttgggttttggggtgccgcCTGACGGGGTTCGCGCAGCTCCGGGGGTTcctgttgggtttgggttgggttttggggtgcgggtgggttttggggtgccgcCTGACGGGGTTCGCGCAGCTCCGGGGGTTCCTgctgggtttgggttgggttttggggtccctgttgggttttggggtgccgcCTGACGGGGTTCGCACAGCTCCGGGGGTTCCTgctgggtttgggttgggttttggggtgcgggtgggttttggggtgccgcCTGACGGGGTTCGCGCAGCTCCGGGGGTCCCTgctgggtttgggttgggttttggggtgcgggtgggttttggggtgccgcCTGACGGGGTTCCCGCAGCTCTGGGGGTTCCTgctgggtttgggttgggttttggggtgcgggtgggttttggggtgccgcCTGACGGGGTTCGCGTAGCTCCGGGGGTTcctgttgggtttgggttgggttttggggtgcgggtgggttttggggtgccgcCTGACGGGGTTCCCGCAGCTCCGGGGGTTCCTgctgggtttgggttgggttttggggtgcgggtgggttttggggtgccgcCTGACGGGGTCCCCGCAGCTCCGGGGGTTcctgttgggtttgggttgggttttggggtgcgggtgggttttggggtgccgcCTGACGGGGTTCCTGCAGCTCCGGGGGTTCCTgctgggtttgggttgggttttggggtgcggttgggttttggggtgccgcCTGACGGGGTTCGCGCAGCTCCGGGGGTTCCTgctgggtttgggttgggttttggggtgcgggtgggttttggggtgccgcCTGATGGGGTTCCCGCAGCTCCGGGGGTTCCTgctgggtttgggttgggttttggggcgcgggtgggttttggggtgccgcCTGACGGGGTTCCCGCAGCTCCGGGGGTTCCTgctgggtttgggttgggttttggggtgcgggtgggttttggggtgccgcCTGACGGGGTTCCCGCAGCTCCGGGGGTTCCTgctgggtttgggttgggttttggggtgcggttgggttttggggtgcctcCTGACGGGGTCCCCGCAGCTCCGGGGGTTCCTGCTGGCGTACAATCAGCTCTCGCAGCTCTGCTTCCAGCGCTGCGTCTGCGGCCTCGGACACCGCCTGCTCAGCGCCCGCGAGGTGACGCCCGGGGGACCCCCACATCCCGTCGggaacccccagatcccatcgGGAACCCCCACATCCCATCAGGACCCCCCATATCCCACTGGGACCCCCcgagccccgcagccccccagATCCCACCGGGACCTCCTGAGCCCCACggcccccccagatcccactgggaccccccatagcccccccagatccccctgggaccccccacatcccacagggaccccccaagCCCTGCATTCCCCCCAGATCCCACCGGGACCTCCTGAGCCCCATGGCCCCCCCACAtcccactgggaccccccccgaTCCCACTgagacccccccagccccacagcctcccagaTCCCACCGGGACTCCCCAGATCCTACCAGGATCCCCTGAGCCTCgcagcccccccagatcccaccGGGACCCCCCGAGCCCCGCggcccccccagatcccaccGGGACTCCCCAGatcccaccaggaccccccGAGCCCCGTGGCCCCCCCCAGATCCTGTCGGGACCCCCTGAGCCTCGCggcccccccagatcccactGGGACCCCCCACATCCCACAGGGATCCCCCAAGCCCTGCATTCACCGCAGATCCCACCGGGACCTCCTGAGCCCCATGGCCCCCCCACATCCCACTGGGACCCCCCAGatcccaccaggaccccccgagccccgcagcccccccagatcccaccGGGACTCCCCAGatcccaccaggaccccccaagCCGCATGGCCCCCCCAGATCCTGTCGGGACCCCCTGAGCCTCGCggcccccccagatcccaccGGGACACCCCAGATCCTACTGGGACCCCcaagccctgcagcccccccagatcccaccGGGACCCCCCACggcccccccagatcccaccGGGACACCCCACatcccacagggaccccccaagCCCTGCATTCCCCCCAGATCCCACCGGGACCTCCTGAGCCCCATGGCCCCTCCACATCCCACTGGGACCCCCCAGatcccaccaggacccccccagccccacagcccccccagatcccactGGGGATCCCagcagcccccccagaccccactgGGAGAGCGGAGATCCCATTAGTCTTTCCCAGTTCCTACTGGAACCAGTCTGGGTCCCATTGGCTTTCCCAGTTCCCAGTGGGACCAGTGTGGATCCCATTAGTCTTTCCCAGTTCCCGCTGGGGCCCTCCCGGATCCCAGCAGATCCCGTTGGGGCTGTCCCGGATCCGGTGGCTCCGGTGGGACGTTGGGGTCCGTTCCGGCAGGAGCGCTGCGTGGACGGCTGTGCCGGGAAGCTGCTCCGCGCGAGCCATCGGCTGCTGAGCGCCTACGTGGGGCTGATGCCGGCGCTGACGGAGCGCCGCCGCGCACCGCCTGCACAGCACCCGACGGAGGCGACGGAGACGACGGAGCCGGAGCCGGAGCCGCGCCGTCCCGCATAGCGACGGCCGCTGCAGCGCCAATCCCCGGAGCACCGCATCCCCGGGCCTTCGGAGCaccacatccccatcccttctGGATCCCCATCCCTTTGGCATCCGTGATCCTCAGGAGCACCGGATCCCTGTCCCTTCCTGATCCCCATCCCACCGAGCACTGGATCTGCACTCTGCGGAGCAACAGATCCCCAGGCCTTCGGCATCCGTGACCTTCGGAGCACCGGATCCCCATCCCTTCTGGATTCCCATCCCTTTGGTATCCGTGACCTTCAGAGCACCGGATCCCTGTCCCTTCTGGATTCCCATCTCTTAGAGCAGCGGATCCCTATCCTTTTGGCATCCATGACCTCCAGAGCACCGGATCCCCGTCCCTTCTGGATCCCCGTCCCTTTTGCATCCGTGACCTTTGGAGCACCGGATCCCTGTCCCTTCCCGATCCTCATCCCGCTGAGCACTGGATCCACACTCTGCGGAGCGACAGATCCCTGGGCCTTCGGCATCTGTGACCTTCAGAGcactgcatccccatcccttctgGATTCCCATCCCTTCAGCATCCGTGACCTTCGGAACACCGGATCCCCGTCCCTTCTGGATTCCCATCCCTTTGGCATCTGTGACCTTTGGAGCACCGGATCCCAGTCCTTTCCCGATCCTCGTCCCGCTGAGCACCGGATCCGCACTCTGCAGAGCCACAGGTCCCCGGGCCTTCAGCATCCGTGACCTTCGGAGCACCGGATCCACATCCCACAGAGCACCAGATACCCATCCCTTCTGGATTCCCATCCCTTTGGCATCCGTGATCTTCAGGAGCACCGGATCCCCGTCCCTTCCGGATCCCCGTCCCTCAGAGCACCGGATCCCCATCCCTTCTGGATTCCCATCCCTTTTGCATCTGTGACCTTTGGAGCACCGGATCCCAGTCCCTTCTGGATTCCCATCCCACAGAGCACCGGATCCCCATCCCTTCTGGATTCCCATCCCTTCGGCATCCGTGACCTTCAGAGCACCGGATCCCTGTCCCTTCTGGATTCCCATCTCTTCGGTATCCGTGATCTTTGGAGCACCGGATCCCTGTCCCTTCCCGATCCCCATCCCGCCGAGCACCGGATCCGCACTCTGCGGAGCAACAGATCCCTGGGCCTTCGGCATCCGTGACCTTCGGAGCACCGGATCCCTGTCCCTTCTGGATTCCCATCCTTTCAGCAGCCGTGACCTTCGGAGCACCGGATCCCCATCCCTTCTGGATTCCCATCCCTCAGAGCACCGGATCCCCATCCCTTCTGGATTCCCATC comes from the Cuculus canorus isolate bCucCan1 chromosome 1, bCucCan1.pri, whole genome shotgun sequence genome and includes:
- the TIMM10B gene encoding mitochondrial import inner membrane translocase subunit Tim10 B; this translates as MESEAEQQQQLRSLRGFLLAYNQLSQLCFQRCVCGLGHRLLSAREERCVDGCAGKLLRASHRLLSAYVGLMPALTERRRAPPAQHPTEATETTEPEPEPRRPA